One window from the genome of Paraconexibacter algicola encodes:
- a CDS encoding acetyl-CoA C-acyltransferase, with protein MSHAVIVDAVRTPVGRAFKGSMASLRPDETLAFVIDALLERTPGVDPASVEEVVAGCGLPQGLQANNIARLAVLLSDKLGQETNGSTISRYCASGLDAIRIAANNVVAGQGDVYVAGGVEFVSRYNAAQEAAHPEDQNEKLQGREPGQPNAYIAMGLTAENVAEKYGVTREQQDAYAKTSQDRAVAAQESGFFDREIVPVTLADGTVVSKDDGPRPGTTLEKLGSLKPAFREDGTVTAGNACPLNDGAAAALIMSEEKARELGLQPRARIITAATWGNEPELMGVAPIGAIKKALQRAGMTIGDVDLYELNEAFAAQVIPIADEVGFDYDKLNPHGGAIALGHPFGMTGVRIMTTLLNGLEATDGTIGLETMCVAQGQGEALIVERLR; from the coding sequence ATGTCACATGCCGTCATCGTCGATGCGGTCCGGACGCCCGTCGGGCGCGCGTTCAAGGGCTCCATGGCGAGCCTGCGCCCCGACGAGACCCTCGCGTTCGTCATCGACGCGCTCCTGGAGCGCACCCCCGGCGTGGATCCGGCCTCCGTGGAGGAGGTCGTCGCGGGCTGCGGCCTGCCGCAGGGCCTGCAGGCCAACAACATCGCGCGGCTCGCCGTGCTGCTGAGCGACAAGCTCGGCCAGGAGACCAACGGCTCGACGATCAGCCGCTACTGCGCCTCCGGTCTGGACGCCATCCGCATCGCGGCCAACAACGTCGTCGCCGGTCAGGGCGACGTGTACGTCGCGGGCGGCGTGGAGTTCGTCTCGCGCTACAACGCCGCGCAGGAGGCGGCGCACCCCGAGGACCAGAACGAGAAGCTCCAGGGCCGCGAGCCCGGCCAGCCCAACGCGTACATCGCGATGGGCCTGACGGCCGAGAACGTCGCCGAGAAGTACGGGGTCACCCGCGAGCAGCAGGACGCCTACGCGAAGACCTCGCAGGACCGCGCGGTCGCCGCCCAGGAGTCCGGCTTCTTCGACCGCGAGATCGTCCCGGTGACGCTCGCCGACGGCACCGTCGTCAGCAAGGACGACGGCCCCCGTCCGGGCACGACGCTCGAGAAGCTCGGGTCGCTGAAGCCCGCGTTCCGCGAGGACGGCACCGTCACCGCGGGCAACGCCTGCCCGCTCAACGACGGGGCGGCCGCCGCGCTGATCATGAGCGAGGAGAAGGCCCGGGAGCTCGGCCTGCAGCCGCGCGCCCGGATCATCACCGCGGCCACCTGGGGCAACGAGCCCGAGCTCATGGGCGTCGCGCCGATCGGGGCGATCAAGAAGGCCCTGCAGCGCGCCGGCATGACGATCGGCGACGTCGACCTCTACGAGCTCAACGAGGCGTTCGCCGCGCAGGTCATCCCGATCGCCGACGAGGTCGGGTTCGACTACGACAAGCTCAACCCGCACGGGGGCGCGATCGCCCTCGGGCACCCGTTCGGCATGACCGGCGTCCGCATCATGACGACGCTGCTGAACGGCCTGGAGGCCACCGACGGCACGATCGGCCTCGAGACCATGTGCGTGGCGCAGGGCCAGGGCGAGGCCCTGATCGTCGAGCGCCTGCGCTGA
- a CDS encoding ABC transporter ATP-binding protein — MSSPSAIHLRGVVKTFGPIRAVDGLDLDVPAGTCVGLLGPNGAGKSTTMKLLTAQAIADAGELRILDHVLPGDSKLARAEMGVVPQLDNLDTTLTVEQNLRVFTHLYRVPRGERQAAIARALEIANLTQRAGAKVTELSGGMRRRLLVARALVHRPRVVLLDEPTVGLDPQIRQELWALIDRLRSEGVSILMSTHYIEEAERLADTVVVMAAGRAVDAGIPRDLVAKHAGREAVEVYGPPDRLTAVERAAREAGVATRRTGTSVSLLRAEDAPAGVVPPEGIRRATALEDVFVMLTGEEVE; from the coding sequence GTGTCCTCCCCGTCCGCCATCCACCTCCGCGGCGTCGTCAAGACCTTCGGCCCGATCCGCGCGGTCGACGGCCTCGACCTCGACGTCCCCGCCGGCACCTGCGTCGGCCTGCTCGGCCCCAACGGCGCCGGCAAGTCCACGACGATGAAGCTGCTCACCGCGCAGGCGATCGCCGACGCGGGCGAGCTGCGGATCCTCGACCACGTGCTGCCCGGCGACTCGAAGCTCGCCCGGGCCGAGATGGGCGTCGTGCCGCAGCTCGACAACCTCGACACGACGCTGACGGTCGAGCAGAACCTCCGCGTCTTCACGCACCTCTACCGCGTCCCGCGCGGCGAGCGTCAGGCGGCGATCGCCCGGGCGCTCGAGATCGCGAACCTCACGCAGCGGGCGGGCGCGAAGGTCACCGAGCTGTCGGGCGGCATGCGCCGGCGGCTGCTCGTCGCCCGCGCGCTCGTGCACCGCCCGCGCGTCGTGCTGCTCGACGAGCCGACCGTCGGCCTGGACCCGCAGATCCGGCAGGAGCTGTGGGCGCTGATCGACCGGCTGCGGAGCGAGGGCGTCTCGATCCTCATGAGCACGCACTACATCGAGGAGGCGGAGCGGCTCGCCGACACCGTCGTGGTGATGGCCGCGGGCCGCGCCGTCGACGCCGGGATCCCGCGCGACCTCGTCGCCAAGCACGCGGGCCGCGAGGCCGTCGAGGTCTACGGCCCGCCGGACCGGCTGACCGCCGTCGAGCGCGCCGCGCGCGAGGCGGGCGTCGCCACGCGCCGCACCGGCACGAGCGTGTCGCTGCTGCGCGCCGAGGACGCGCCCGCCGGGGTCGTGCCGCCGGAGGGGATCCGCCGCGCGACCGCCCTGGAGGACGTGTTCGTGATGCTGACCGGGGAGGAGGTCGAATGA
- a CDS encoding ABC transporter permease gives MRTRRLEWAALSGVLVRETINFRSYWRSATFSATVEPTVYLLAFGLGFGALVDEVGGLEYIQFVGTGSVATAVLFSAAFGAMYGSFIKREFQRTYDAILSTPVDTEELVTAEILWTGARAGIYGCVPVLVAMLFGLDPAFGMLLIPIIGMVAGFGWAAFGTTISASASSIENFSYVQSAVLTPLFLTAGTFFPLDELPRGIEIAAYFNPLYHCVELVRDVTFGIDLGPDLLHFGALLLFGTVCWRLAVRQTEKRLVS, from the coding sequence ATGAGGACCCGCCGACTGGAGTGGGCGGCCCTGTCGGGCGTGCTCGTGCGCGAGACCATCAACTTCCGCTCGTACTGGCGCAGCGCGACGTTCAGCGCCACCGTCGAGCCGACCGTGTACCTGCTCGCCTTCGGGCTGGGCTTCGGGGCGCTCGTCGACGAGGTCGGCGGCCTCGAGTACATCCAGTTCGTCGGGACCGGCTCGGTCGCCACCGCCGTGCTGTTCAGCGCCGCGTTCGGCGCGATGTACGGCTCGTTCATCAAGCGCGAGTTCCAGCGGACCTACGACGCGATCCTGTCGACGCCGGTCGACACCGAGGAGCTCGTCACCGCCGAGATCCTCTGGACGGGGGCGCGGGCCGGGATCTACGGCTGCGTGCCGGTGCTCGTCGCGATGCTGTTCGGGCTCGACCCGGCGTTCGGGATGCTGCTGATCCCGATCATCGGCATGGTCGCGGGCTTCGGCTGGGCGGCGTTCGGCACCACGATCAGCGCGTCGGCCTCGTCGATCGAGAACTTCAGCTACGTGCAGAGCGCCGTGCTCACGCCCCTGTTCCTCACCGCGGGCACGTTCTTCCCGCTCGACGAGCTGCCGCGGGGCATCGAGATCGCCGCGTACTTCAACCCGCTCTACCACTGCGTCGAGCTCGTGCGCGACGTGACCTTCGGCATCGACCTCGGCCCCGACCTCCTGCACTTCGGCGCGCTGCTGCTGTTCGGCACCGTCTGCTGGCGCCTGGCGGTCCGCCAGACGGAGAAGCGCCTCGTCTCGTGA
- a CDS encoding phytoene desaturase family protein, translating to MTARYDAVIVGGGHNGLVAAAYLARAGRSVLVLERGREVGGAAVSVRAFPGLDARLSRYSYLVSLLPGRIVDELDLDFAVRRRRISSYTPVAGTDRGLLVDAQDAARTRASMRALTGGDADHDGWTALARDTVRLAEAVWPTLLEPLPTREAVRAAVGDDAVWDAFVERPLGETLAARLPHDLVRGVALTDGLIGTFATADEPSLRQNRCFLYHVIGGGTGDWDVPVGGMGALTGALAHAARRAGAALFPGAEVAAIAVDDDGGEVTYRGADGTVRTVAAGAVLGGCAPAVLDRLLEAGGTAVRATRAGDPAPEGAQLKINLLLSRLPPLRDTAVDPRDAFSGTFHVGESASALQTAYEEAARGAVPARPPSEIYCHSLTDPSILGPELLASGAQTLTLFGLHLPARLFADPATHDERKALAVRRTLDELDRHLAEPLADCLLTDADGAPCVEAKTPQELDRDLGLPAGNIFHRDLQWPWADPGRGIAPGSWGVETDCAALLLCGAGAVRGGGVSGVPGHNAARALLQRG from the coding sequence GTGACCGCCCGCTACGACGCCGTGATCGTCGGCGGCGGGCACAACGGGCTCGTCGCCGCCGCGTACCTGGCCCGTGCCGGCCGCTCGGTGCTCGTGCTCGAGCGCGGCCGCGAGGTCGGGGGCGCCGCCGTCAGCGTGCGCGCGTTCCCCGGGCTCGACGCGCGTCTGTCGCGGTACTCCTACCTGGTCAGCCTCCTGCCCGGGCGGATCGTCGACGAGCTCGACCTCGACTTCGCGGTGCGGCGGCGGCGGATCAGCTCCTACACGCCGGTCGCGGGTACCGACCGCGGACTGCTCGTCGACGCGCAGGACGCGGCCCGCACGCGCGCGTCGATGCGCGCGCTCACCGGCGGGGACGCCGACCACGACGGCTGGACGGCGCTGGCGCGCGACACGGTCCGGCTCGCCGAGGCCGTCTGGCCGACGCTGCTCGAGCCGCTGCCGACCCGCGAGGCGGTCCGCGCGGCGGTCGGCGACGACGCCGTCTGGGACGCGTTCGTGGAGCGGCCGCTGGGCGAGACGCTCGCCGCCCGGCTGCCCCACGACCTCGTGCGCGGCGTCGCGCTCACCGACGGGCTGATCGGCACGTTCGCCACCGCCGACGAGCCGTCGCTGCGGCAGAACCGCTGCTTCCTCTACCACGTGATCGGCGGCGGGACCGGCGACTGGGACGTGCCCGTCGGCGGCATGGGCGCGCTCACCGGCGCGCTCGCGCACGCCGCCCGGCGCGCCGGCGCCGCGCTCTTCCCCGGCGCGGAGGTCGCCGCGATCGCGGTCGACGACGACGGTGGCGAGGTGACCTACCGTGGCGCCGACGGCACCGTGCGGACCGTCGCGGCGGGGGCGGTGCTCGGTGGCTGTGCGCCCGCGGTCCTGGACCGGCTCCTGGAGGCCGGTGGCACGGCGGTGCGCGCGACGCGGGCCGGGGACCCGGCGCCCGAGGGCGCCCAGCTGAAGATCAACCTGCTGCTGTCGCGCCTTCCCCCGCTGCGCGACACCGCGGTCGACCCGCGCGACGCGTTCTCCGGCACGTTCCACGTCGGCGAGTCCGCGAGCGCGCTGCAGACCGCCTACGAGGAGGCCGCACGCGGCGCGGTGCCGGCGCGGCCGCCGAGCGAGATCTACTGCCACTCGCTGACCGACCCGTCGATCCTCGGGCCCGAGCTGCTCGCCTCCGGCGCGCAGACGCTGACGCTGTTCGGCCTGCACCTGCCCGCCCGCCTGTTCGCCGATCCGGCGACGCACGACGAGCGCAAGGCCCTGGCCGTCCGGCGCACGCTCGACGAGCTCGACCGCCACCTCGCCGAGCCGCTCGCCGACTGCCTGCTCACCGACGCCGACGGCGCCCCGTGCGTCGAGGCGAAGACCCCGCAGGAGCTCGACCGCGACCTCGGCCTGCCCGCCGGCAACATCTTCCACCGCGACCTGCAGTGGCCGTGGGCCGACCCCGGTCGCGGCATCGCCCCCGGCTCGTGGGGGGTCGAGACCGACTGTGCCGCCCTCCTGCTCTGCGGGGCCGGGGCGGTGCGTGGCGGCGGCGTCTCCGGCGTGCCCGGGCACAACGCGGCACGGGCCCTGCTGCAGCGCGGCTGA
- a CDS encoding wax ester/triacylglycerol synthase family O-acyltransferase, producing MADALSPADRSSLAAEQGPINMAVGGVLVFEAGPGIDRASLIARLDERLHLIPRYRQRLASPAPGLTNPVWVDDEHYDTGWHVKQVALATGTTEELGEVVGHEMSRKLDRERPLWEMTLVTGLEGGRTALIPKMHHALVDGMAAVDIGTVILDPSPEPLDLAPGEPWSPRRYDRRRHLARLPLDLTRDTTGRVLREGTRRSTRLVQPVRAVSEAASDLRRATELLTELARQRPAAPMTPLNHPIGRNRRYTLLRAELAPLKAAARASGGTVNDAILAIVAGMLSRYFAAAGFVPDGDPVALVPVSVRRDGDEGGNRISTVLVDLPGDVPDPAERIAQVHDTMTRIKDSAAVRAGALMVHAGGLAPPLLSSQLARAMSGVRAFNLVVSNVPGPQMPFYLHGRRLLAVHPSVPLNPSTQGLNVGVLSYDGGVCFGLTAHAGLEPGLPVAAAALREAVDELLALAP from the coding sequence ATGGCCGACGCGCTCTCCCCCGCGGACCGCTCGTCCCTCGCCGCCGAGCAGGGCCCGATCAACATGGCCGTCGGCGGCGTCCTCGTCTTCGAGGCGGGCCCGGGGATCGACCGGGCGTCGCTGATCGCGCGGCTGGACGAGCGGCTGCACCTGATCCCCCGCTACCGCCAGCGGCTCGCGTCGCCCGCCCCCGGGCTGACGAACCCGGTGTGGGTCGACGACGAGCACTACGACACCGGCTGGCACGTCAAGCAGGTGGCGCTCGCGACCGGCACGACGGAGGAGCTCGGGGAGGTCGTCGGGCACGAGATGTCGCGCAAGCTCGACCGCGAGCGGCCGCTGTGGGAGATGACGCTCGTCACCGGCCTGGAGGGCGGGCGCACCGCGCTGATCCCGAAGATGCACCACGCGCTGGTGGACGGGATGGCCGCGGTCGACATCGGCACCGTGATCCTCGACCCGTCCCCCGAGCCGCTGGACCTCGCGCCGGGAGAGCCCTGGTCGCCGCGCCGCTACGACCGCCGCCGGCACCTCGCGCGGCTCCCGCTGGACCTCACCCGCGACACCACCGGCCGGGTGCTGCGCGAGGGCACGCGCCGCTCGACGCGGCTCGTGCAGCCCGTCCGGGCGGTCAGCGAGGCCGCGTCGGACCTGCGACGCGCGACCGAGCTGCTGACCGAGCTCGCCCGCCAGCGCCCCGCGGCGCCGATGACGCCGCTGAACCACCCGATCGGCCGCAACCGCCGCTACACGCTGCTGCGCGCCGAGCTCGCGCCGCTGAAGGCGGCCGCCAGGGCGTCCGGGGGCACCGTCAACGACGCGATCCTCGCGATCGTCGCCGGGATGCTCTCGCGGTACTTCGCGGCCGCCGGGTTCGTGCCCGACGGGGACCCGGTCGCGCTCGTCCCGGTCAGCGTCCGCCGCGACGGCGACGAGGGCGGCAACCGGATCTCCACGGTGCTCGTCGACCTGCCCGGCGACGTGCCGGACCCGGCGGAGCGGATCGCGCAGGTCCACGACACGATGACCCGCATCAAGGACTCGGCGGCCGTGCGCGCCGGGGCGCTGATGGTCCACGCGGGCGGTCTCGCGCCGCCGCTGCTGTCCTCGCAGCTGGCGCGGGCGATGAGCGGCGTGCGGGCCTTCAACCTCGTCGTCTCCAACGTCCCGGGCCCGCAGATGCCGTTCTACCTGCACGGGCGGCGCCTGCTGGCGGTGCACCCGTCGGTGCCGCTGAACCCCTCGACCCAGGGCCTGAACGTCGGGGTGCTGAGCTACGACGGGGGCGTCTGCTTCGGCCTGACCGCGCACGCCGGCCTGGAGCCGGGCCTGCCGGTGGCCGCCGCTGCGCTGCGCGAGGCCGTCGACGAGCTCCTCGCGCTGGCCCCGTAG
- a CDS encoding SDR family NAD(P)-dependent oxidoreductase, with product MNIEGSGALVVGGASGLGEATSRRLASAGAIVTIADINEEKGKQLADELGVGFVLTDVTKEEQVEAAVAAAVEASKDDGGLRIAAACAGIGWAQKVAGTKGMHPLRPFETVIQVNLIGTFNVLRHAAQAMVANEPGESGERGVVVNTASVAAFDGQIGQIAYSASKGGVVGMTLPAARDLSTVGVRVVTIAPGLFDTPLLAALPENARQSLGASVPFPSRLGDPAEYAALVAHIAENQMLNGEVIRLDGAIRMAPK from the coding sequence ATGAACATCGAAGGCAGTGGAGCACTCGTCGTCGGCGGCGCCTCCGGGCTCGGCGAGGCGACCTCGCGGCGGCTCGCGAGCGCCGGCGCGATCGTGACGATCGCGGACATCAACGAGGAGAAGGGCAAGCAGCTCGCCGACGAGCTCGGCGTCGGCTTCGTCCTCACGGACGTCACCAAGGAGGAGCAGGTCGAGGCCGCCGTCGCGGCGGCCGTCGAGGCCAGCAAGGACGACGGCGGGCTGCGGATCGCCGCCGCGTGCGCCGGGATCGGCTGGGCGCAGAAGGTCGCGGGCACGAAGGGCATGCATCCGCTGCGCCCGTTCGAGACCGTCATCCAGGTCAACCTCATCGGCACCTTCAACGTGCTGCGCCACGCCGCGCAGGCGATGGTCGCCAACGAGCCCGGCGAGTCCGGGGAGCGCGGGGTCGTCGTCAACACCGCCTCGGTCGCCGCGTTCGACGGGCAGATCGGCCAGATCGCCTACTCCGCCTCCAAGGGCGGCGTCGTCGGCATGACGCTGCCCGCGGCGCGCGACCTCTCGACCGTCGGCGTCCGCGTCGTGACGATCGCGCCGGGCCTGTTCGACACGCCGCTGCTCGCCGCGCTGCCGGAGAACGCCCGCCAGTCGCTCGGCGCCTCGGTGCCGTTCCCGTCGCGCCTGGGCGACCCGGCCGAGTACGCGGCGCTCGTCGCGCACATCGCCGAGAACCAGATGCTCAACGGCGAGGTCATCCGCCTCGACGGCGCCATCCGCATGGCCCCGAAGTGA
- the egtD gene encoding L-histidine N(alpha)-methyltransferase translates to MEPITDPALVAPPTRRMVVESFLDGTSGGERALADDVLDGLTRPFKELPPKHFYDAHGAVLFDRICEQPEYYPTRTERAILQADADAIVAETGATELVELGSGTAAKTRVLLDAMERAGTLRRYVPFDVTESMVRDVAAALLDEYADLSVHGIVGDFERHLDRVPAPTPGDRRVVAFLGGTIGNFTPGSRRRFLRRIAAMLAPGDHLLLGTDLVKDPAVIEAAYDDAAGVTAAFNRNVLRVLNRELDADFDLDAFEHVAFYDREHEWIEMRLRSVRQQTVAVRALGLEVEFAPREELRTEISAKFTRERLIADLAASGLELAEQYTDPDGLFALTLARRPG, encoded by the coding sequence ATGGAGCCGATCACCGACCCGGCGCTCGTCGCGCCGCCGACCCGGCGGATGGTCGTCGAGTCGTTCCTGGACGGCACGAGCGGCGGTGAGCGCGCGCTCGCCGACGACGTGCTCGACGGCCTGACGCGGCCGTTCAAGGAGCTGCCGCCCAAGCACTTCTACGACGCCCACGGCGCGGTCCTGTTCGACCGCATCTGCGAGCAGCCGGAGTACTACCCGACCCGCACCGAGCGGGCGATCCTCCAGGCCGACGCGGACGCGATCGTCGCCGAGACCGGGGCGACCGAGCTCGTCGAGCTCGGGTCGGGCACGGCGGCGAAGACCCGGGTGCTGCTCGACGCCATGGAGCGCGCCGGGACGCTGCGCCGCTACGTGCCGTTCGACGTGACCGAGTCGATGGTCCGCGACGTCGCCGCCGCGCTGCTCGACGAGTACGCGGACCTCAGCGTCCACGGGATCGTCGGCGACTTCGAGCGCCACCTCGACCGCGTGCCCGCCCCGACCCCCGGGGACCGCCGCGTCGTGGCGTTCCTCGGCGGCACGATCGGCAACTTCACGCCCGGCAGCCGCCGCCGCTTCCTCCGCCGCATCGCGGCGATGCTCGCGCCCGGCGATCACCTGCTGCTCGGCACCGACCTCGTGAAGGACCCCGCGGTCATCGAGGCCGCCTACGACGACGCCGCGGGCGTGACCGCCGCGTTCAACCGCAACGTGCTGCGCGTGCTCAACCGCGAGCTCGACGCCGACTTCGACCTCGACGCGTTCGAGCACGTGGCGTTCTACGACCGCGAGCACGAGTGGATCGAGATGCGGCTGCGCTCGGTGCGCCAGCAGACCGTGGCGGTCCGCGCGCTCGGCCTCGAGGTCGAGTTCGCCCCGCGCGAGGAGCTGCGCACCGAGATCAGCGCGAAGTTCACGCGCGAGCGGCTGATCGCCGACCTCGCCGCCTCCGGCCTCGAGCTGGCCGAGCAGTACACCGACCCGGACGGGCTGTTCGCGCTGACGCTGGCGCGCCGACCCGGCTGA